Proteins from one Coregonus clupeaformis isolate EN_2021a chromosome 29, ASM2061545v1, whole genome shotgun sequence genomic window:
- the LOC121544335 gene encoding potassium voltage-gated channel subfamily F member 1-like — translation MWTIPKPRYKNCNSLDTRDEAEIAVNIGGVRLVLYGDVLNRYPESRLAELINCSTLNYDIIYSLCDDYDPGKREFYFDRDPDAFRCIIDVYYFGEIHIKRGICPICFIKEMEFWKIDQSYLDECCKSDLTEKEEELAEIANKVKLILDDLDGVPSVNRSARCQKFLWKLMEKPESSLPARVIAIASFLFVLVSSLVMCVGTIPEVQMEDEEGDLVEHPTLEAIETACIGWFTVEYLLRFMSSPNKLHFSLSFMNIIDFMAIMPFYVVLTLTYLGTAMMDLAKVQQAVQALRIMRIARIFKLARHSSGLQTLTYALKRSFKELGLLLMYMGIGIFVFSALGYTLEQSHPETLFSSIPQSFWWAIITMTTVGYGDIYPKTTLGKCNAAISFLCGVIAIALPIHPIINNFVIFYNKQRLLETAAKHEMELMELQSSEDSLVKATRKSGALGALESSMRTSRSDNCIPLIEESTRTLKSKKYCSETESF, via the coding sequence ATGTGGACTATACCCAAACCCCGATATAAGAACTGCAACAGCTTGGACACGAGGGATGAAGCCGAGATAGCCGTGAACATTGGCGGGGTGAGGCTAGTTTTATACGGGGATGTGCTTAACCGCTACCCGGAGAGTCGACTTGCAGAACTTATCAACTGCTCAACTCTGAATTACGACATTATCTACTCACTTTGTGATGACTACGACCCGGGTAAAAGGGAGTTTTATTTTGACCGGGATCCTGACGCTTTCAGATGTATAATTGACGTGTATTACTTCGGTGAGATTCACATCAAACGAGGTATCTGTCCCATTTGTTTCATTAAAGAGATGGAATTCTGGAAAATTGACCAAAGCTATTTGGACGAGTGCTGTAAAAGTGACCTGACTGAAAAAGAGGAAGAGCTGGCTGAGATTGCCAACAAAGTGAAGCTTATCTTGGATGATCTAGATGGGGTCCCTTCTGTTAACCGCTCAGCGCGGTGCCAAAAGTTCCTTTGGAAACTCATGGAGAAACCGGAGTCCTCATTGCCTGCGCGCGTTATCGCCATCGCATCTTTCCTCTTCGTCCTTGTGTCATCCTTGGTGATGTGCGTGGGGACCATTCCAGAAGTCCAAATGGAGGACGAAGAGGGGGACCTTGTGGAACACCCAACGCTGGAGGCCATCGAGACAGCCTGCATAGGCTGGTTCACCGTAGAATATCTGCTGCGTTTTATGTCCTCCCCAAATAAACTGCACTTTTCCCTATCCTTTATGAACATAATAGACTTCATGGCTATCATGCCCTTTTACGTGGTGCTGACCCTTACTTACCTAGGTACGGCCATGATGGATCTGGCCAAGGTCCAGCAAGCGGTCCAGGCGCTTCGCATCATGCGTATCGCCCGCATCTTCAAACTGGCGCGCCACTCCTCCGGGCTACAGACTCTCACCTATGCGCTGAAGAGGAGTTTCAAAGAGCTGGGGCTGCTCCTTATGTACATGGGCATAGGGATATTCGTGTTCTCAGCACTGGGCTACACCCTGGAGCAAAGCCACCCGGAGACCCTATTCAGTAGCATCCCACAGTCCTTCTGGTGGGCTATTATCACCATGACGACCGTAGGCTATGGAGACATTTACCCCAAAACCACGCTCGGCAAGTGCAACGCAGCCATCAGCTTCCTGTGTGGGGTGATAGCCATCGCGTTGCCCATTCACCCTATTATCAACAACTTCGTTATTTTTTACAACAAGCAGAGATTGCTCGAGACCGCGGCCAAGCACGAGATGGAGCTCATGGAGTTGCAGTCTAGCGAGGACTCACTGGTGAAGGCCACTCGCAAGTCTGGCGCATTGGGTGCGTTGGAGAGCTCTATGCGCACCTCGCGTAGTGATAATTGTATACCACTTATTGAGGAATCGACCAGGACTTTGAAATCGAAAAAGTATTGCTCGGAAACAGAATCGTTTTAA